The sequence below is a genomic window from Carassius carassius chromosome 45, fCarCar2.1, whole genome shotgun sequence.
TATGCCTCCTTCTCTGGAGCTGCCTCATCTGTGCCCTTGGTGTTTCTGGTGTAGATCACTTGAGCTCTGTGTTTGGACACTAGCTTGATCAGACCTGACAACGAGAAAGGTCAAATGCCACTCCATCATAGATTCAAGATAAAGCTCAAGACATCTCTGCATgtgttaacctaaaaaaaatgttttaaaaagtttctGGAAGCCCTGCCATATGTGATGTACACAAAGAGTTTGAGAATCAATCATAAATTCACTGTTAGAGAATCAGATGATCACCTTTGTTGAGCAGCTCTTGCAGAGAAGCCCTGGCCAGCGAGCCCCTGATCTTCAGCCTCTCAGACACCACGGCGGGTGTGATGAGCTTGTAGTTAGGAACCTCTTTGTACAGTTTGTCATATGTGGCCTTGTCAAAGAGGACCAGGTTGTTCAGCTTGTCCCTCACCTTTCCTTTGGACCACTTCTACTCG
It includes:
- the LOC132127154 gene encoding small ribosomal subunit protein eS25 is translated as MPPKDTKQKKDAGKSKKDKDPVNKSGGKAKKKKWSKGKVRDKLNNLVLFDKATYDKLYKEVPNYKLITPAVVSERLKIRGSLARASLQELLNKGLIKLVSKHRAQVIYTRNTKGTDEAAPEKEA